The following are encoded together in the Aminivibrio pyruvatiphilus genome:
- a CDS encoding peptidoglycan-binding protein — TKDLKLHHATITMDPATHNPVDKDGVVLIAKEGKARYFTKIKPRNPEFNAAKEGRQGQVYAERPEKSLFQMTLEKAEKGDPVAQYDLGELYFTGNGVPGDLGKSVEWYRKSADQGHTRAQFNLGWMYENGRGVPADEAKAAEWYRKAADQGDGRAKKSLERLLAASGKTEPQKEGVKEEAAPAVNVPNEEEKKEEAPRFNKAEVLETQRLLKQLGFEVGAVDGLYGSRTQLAIQTYQRNKKMAVDGLISDAMLKSLRRSVEEFQKKAEKEAQKQPPVQAVKQPETQTAENKPPVSAAENQKTGKEPAIAKEPPAQEQISESEAKFQYQMGKMHRYRDGKKEFESYLIAAEYGLADAQCALGDVYMHNNLLIDGKQVAPNYKLGVHWYEKAANQGHIQAQYKLGWAYEFGIGTYMNKLKAAEFYRIAAEKNHPIAQYRLGYFYTKGFGVPRNEEESRKWYIKSAKQGYTPAKQYLKVNKIKY; from the coding sequence GACGAAGGACCTGAAGCTGCACCATGCGACGATCACCATGGATCCCGCGACCCACAACCCCGTGGACAAGGATGGCGTGGTGCTGATCGCCAAGGAAGGCAAGGCTCGGTACTTCACGAAAATTAAGCCCCGGAATCCTGAATTCAATGCAGCAAAGGAAGGCCGGCAGGGACAAGTCTATGCGGAACGGCCTGAAAAAAGCCTGTTTCAGATGACTCTAGAGAAGGCTGAAAAGGGAGATCCGGTAGCGCAGTATGACCTGGGTGAACTCTATTTCACGGGTAACGGTGTGCCGGGAGACCTGGGCAAGTCTGTGGAATGGTATCGGAAAAGCGCGGACCAGGGACACACCAGGGCCCAATTCAACCTTGGGTGGATGTATGAAAACGGGCGGGGAGTCCCGGCGGATGAGGCAAAAGCGGCAGAATGGTACCGGAAGGCTGCGGATCAGGGTGACGGAAGGGCAAAAAAATCACTGGAAAGGCTTTTGGCGGCATCCGGGAAAACGGAACCCCAAAAGGAAGGGGTGAAAGAAGAAGCAGCGCCAGCTGTCAATGTTCCAAATGAAGAAGAAAAGAAAGAGGAAGCACCCCGGTTCAACAAGGCGGAAGTGCTGGAAACTCAAAGGCTCCTGAAACAGCTGGGGTTTGAAGTGGGTGCGGTTGACGGCCTGTACGGAAGCAGGACGCAGTTGGCCATCCAGACCTACCAGAGAAATAAGAAAATGGCCGTGGATGGATTGATTTCTGATGCAATGTTGAAGAGCCTCCGCAGATCAGTGGAGGAATTTCAAAAGAAGGCCGAAAAAGAGGCTCAGAAACAGCCTCCGGTTCAGGCCGTGAAACAACCTGAAACGCAAACGGCCGAAAACAAACCCCCGGTTTCCGCTGCTGAGAATCAAAAAACCGGCAAGGAACCTGCAATCGCAAAAGAACCTCCGGCTCAAGAACAGATATCGGAGTCTGAAGCGAAATTCCAGTATCAAATGGGAAAGATGCATCGCTATCGTGACGGGAAAAAAGAATTTGAAAGTTACCTCATTGCAGCTGAATACGGGCTTGCCGATGCCCAATGTGCCCTTGGCGATGTATATATGCACAATAATCTTCTCATTGACGGCAAGCAGGTTGCACCAAATTATAAGCTGGGTGTTCATTGGTATGAGAAGGCTGCGAATCAAGGTCATATCCAGGCACAATACAAATTAGGCTGGGCTTATGAATTTGGAATCGGAACTTATATGAATAAGCTAAAAGCTGCTGAATTCTATCGCATAGCTGCGGAAAAAAATCATCCTATTGCCCAGTATCGACTGGGGTATTTTTATACTAAAGGATTTGGTGTTCCGCGCAACGAGGAGGAAAGTCGAAAATGGTACATAAAGTCAGCCAAACAGGGATACACCCCGGCGAAGCAGTATTTAAAAGTAAATAAAATAAAATATTAG
- a CDS encoding FHA domain-containing protein produces MHYAALIGGLLVLAGCFLPWISLGGILVVRGFDTAEGAAAIVLGLCAAAVASYNISNKSDRLSLAYPVCGIFSLIIGVYHILELRRKIGMMAEGLKAAEKFLDIKTAIIEYLNIMGMGLWIIGLGGLVLIGVGLFNAFPTMRPKFFSPSVPGNKDNYSAPSPQTVPKRQAFLCGMTGTYAGQQIPVPEEGVVIGRDPSQCSLVLHSSSVSRRHARLSQGPTPESWILEDLGSTNGTFLQERSSWIRIAAPVTLTIFRRFRVGDDGNEFEIR; encoded by the coding sequence ATGCATTACGCCGCTTTGATTGGGGGTCTCCTGGTTCTTGCAGGCTGTTTTCTTCCATGGATTTCTCTCGGAGGTATTCTTGTTGTCAGAGGTTTCGATACCGCTGAAGGCGCGGCTGCGATTGTTTTAGGCCTGTGTGCGGCTGCGGTTGCCAGTTATAATATTTCCAATAAAAGTGACAGACTAAGTCTGGCGTATCCAGTGTGTGGTATTTTCAGTCTGATCATCGGAGTCTACCACATCCTGGAGCTTCGCAGGAAAATAGGAATGATGGCGGAAGGTTTAAAGGCTGCAGAAAAATTCCTGGACATCAAGACTGCTATTATCGAGTACCTGAACATAATGGGCATGGGACTCTGGATCATCGGACTGGGAGGTCTTGTCCTGATAGGAGTTGGATTGTTCAATGCCTTTCCCACAATGAGACCAAAGTTTTTTTCTCCTTCCGTTCCCGGAAACAAGGATAACTATTCTGCCCCTTCTCCCCAGACGGTTCCGAAACGCCAGGCATTTTTATGCGGCATGACAGGGACCTATGCCGGCCAGCAGATTCCTGTCCCGGAAGAAGGGGTTGTTATCGGAAGAGACCCCTCCCAGTGCAGTCTTGTTCTCCATTCATCCTCCGTGTCAAGGCGGCATGCCAGGCTTTCCCAGGGGCCGACTCCCGAAAGCTGGATTCTGGAAGATCTCGGCTCGACAAACGGTACGTTTCTCCAGGAACGGTCGTCCTGGATACGCATTGCAGCGCCTGTAACTCTGACGATCTTCAGAAGATTCCGTGTTGGCGACGACGGCAATGAATTCGAGATCCGGTAG
- a CDS encoding PP2C family protein-serine/threonine phosphatase codes for MIVFPGNAQHIGTRSEQQDAFGISEIGDSEFLSHGGVLAVVADGMGGLAEGGKASRLAIKTFLEAYLKKTAGEPIGDALERSMIETNDAVYSLAVELGEKGNFGTTLIAAVVHESGMYWIYAGDSRIYLTDGQALTRLTEDHVYGRKLKKAAEKGLIEYDMVLSHPARESLTSYIGDQSVNEIGKGFHSAPLPENFSLLLCTDGLFKFLPEKRIIECYSDDPREWTQKLVDAVLEEQNPSQDNITAVCLKIGEPQIRTREVKVAPSKKRRTKLIGAVLLLGFAMAACLGIYWKVSRSDSPAVLDQDAASQTVVSGDVLPDAGHQADGNGNLSGIMTSGDIPASKDIILAVPVKEDGGKKIEAVPKKGKKK; via the coding sequence ATGATTGTCTTTCCGGGAAACGCACAGCACATCGGGACTCGCAGCGAACAGCAGGATGCTTTTGGAATCAGCGAAATCGGTGATAGTGAGTTTCTGTCCCATGGAGGCGTACTCGCGGTCGTCGCTGACGGAATGGGGGGGCTTGCAGAAGGCGGCAAGGCTTCCAGGCTCGCGATTAAAACCTTCCTGGAAGCCTATTTGAAGAAGACAGCCGGCGAACCCATCGGGGATGCCCTCGAACGCTCCATGATTGAAACGAATGATGCCGTGTATTCCCTGGCGGTTGAGCTGGGGGAGAAGGGCAACTTCGGAACGACGCTGATAGCCGCAGTCGTGCATGAAAGTGGAATGTACTGGATATACGCCGGGGACAGCCGCATCTATCTCACCGACGGGCAGGCGCTGACCCGGCTGACTGAAGACCATGTGTACGGGAGAAAGCTCAAAAAGGCCGCCGAAAAGGGCCTGATAGAATATGACATGGTGCTTTCTCACCCTGCCAGGGAATCCCTGACGAGCTATATCGGGGATCAATCCGTCAATGAAATAGGAAAGGGCTTTCATTCTGCCCCCCTGCCGGAAAACTTCTCTCTCCTTCTTTGCACGGACGGGCTGTTTAAATTTTTGCCCGAAAAAAGAATCATCGAATGTTATTCCGACGATCCCCGGGAATGGACCCAAAAACTGGTGGATGCAGTCCTGGAAGAGCAGAACCCTTCACAGGACAACATAACCGCCGTCTGCCTGAAGATCGGAGAACCTCAGATAAGGACGCGGGAAGTGAAGGTTGCTCCTTCCAAAAAGAGAAGAACAAAGCTCATAGGGGCCGTTCTACTTCTTGGGTTCGCTATGGCTGCCTGTCTTGGTATTTACTGGAAAGTCAGCCGCAGTGATTCACCCGCAGTGTTAGATCAGGATGCCGCTTCCCAGACCGTTGTTTCAGGAGATGTTCTCCCGGATGCCGGTCATCAGGCGGACGGGAACGGAAACCTCTCGGGAATAATGACGTCCGGGGATATTCCTGCCTCAAAGGATATTATCCTTGCAGTTCCTGTAAAAGAGGATGGAGGGAAGAAGATTGAA
- a CDS encoding FHA domain-containing protein, with product MAITRCPNGHFYDPETNDSCPWCAVPAGNFDGTRRAFPETAAVPDPGATVKINPQNQPKGAPGQSAIDEGHTVAVFKKKTGIDPVVGWLVCIDGPDRGRDYRIRSEKNVVGRSDTMDICIRGDETISRSDHAFIVHDPKKNVFRIQAGLSRGLIYLNGEEVIASEKLNAYDRIEMGESTFLFVPFCGENFQWETKKDS from the coding sequence ATGGCAATCACAAGATGTCCGAACGGTCATTTCTATGATCCAGAAACGAACGACTCCTGTCCATGGTGTGCTGTTCCGGCGGGAAACTTTGATGGAACAAGGCGGGCTTTTCCTGAAACAGCTGCCGTTCCCGATCCGGGGGCTACCGTGAAAATAAACCCGCAAAACCAGCCAAAAGGGGCCCCCGGACAGAGTGCAATCGATGAAGGGCATACGGTGGCGGTTTTCAAGAAGAAAACCGGCATCGATCCCGTTGTCGGGTGGCTTGTCTGTATTGATGGCCCGGACCGGGGAAGGGATTACCGTATCCGCTCGGAAAAGAACGTTGTCGGCCGTTCGGATACCATGGATATTTGCATACGGGGGGACGAGACGATCTCCCGCAGCGACCACGCCTTTATTGTTCACGATCCGAAGAAAAATGTCTTCAGAATCCAGGCAGGATTGAGCCGGGGGCTGATCTATCTGAATGGAGAAGAAGTGATCGCCTCGGAAAAACTCAATGCATACGACCGCATTGAAATGGGGGAAAGCACGTTCCTGTTTGTTCCTTTCTGCGGGGAGAATTTCCAATGGGAAACAAAAAAAGATTCCTGA
- a CDS encoding VWA domain-containing protein, which translates to MADPGPAGKITATVGNQPVQVSAWSPFSSQEEGITSVFLVDISGSIKPKRFDELKKTIAAMIEKMKPLDRAVIISFGEKVTVEQGFTSEKKSLLYSLQNLQAKDKRTQLNQGLLRGLELARTKKEDLPRRRIIILCSDGIDDMPGGATTDEVREALTLDPVPVYSIFFDADSMSKASRDAAFKAIGEFSRRSGGQVFDAKSSAFSDVFSSISASLNESLVLKIDLGEMKPDGTAKRVEIAYTDGEKSLYDGITVRLTPQQGQDAESAPKEPLSADVAVTGSEPAENWLQQWKYPLAAGAALFLGGLLFLIIQKKKKQALVKDHEVKPQEKATVQMPRVSQTVSVPAVPSMKIELIVTGTTAPGDKFTANVSDRLVLGRNTGQPVLTIPGDGTISGRHCELIFSRGKLFVADLQSTNGTMVNGVPVRGEFPLNDGDRLMLGKTEMRVKIVGIE; encoded by the coding sequence ATGGCGGATCCCGGACCGGCGGGAAAAATAACCGCAACGGTGGGGAACCAGCCGGTACAGGTAAGCGCCTGGTCTCCTTTTTCCTCGCAGGAGGAGGGGATCACATCAGTTTTTCTTGTGGATATCTCCGGTTCGATCAAGCCGAAACGTTTCGACGAACTCAAGAAAACCATCGCGGCGATGATAGAGAAGATGAAACCCCTTGACCGCGCCGTAATCATTTCCTTTGGAGAGAAGGTGACAGTGGAGCAGGGCTTCACATCTGAGAAAAAATCCCTGCTCTACAGCCTCCAGAACCTGCAGGCGAAGGACAAGCGTACCCAGTTGAATCAGGGGCTCCTTCGGGGCCTGGAACTTGCGAGAACAAAAAAAGAAGACCTTCCCCGCCGGAGGATCATTATCCTCTGCAGCGACGGAATAGATGATATGCCCGGAGGGGCGACGACCGATGAAGTTCGCGAGGCATTGACTCTTGACCCGGTCCCTGTCTATTCCATATTTTTCGATGCCGACTCCATGAGCAAAGCATCGAGAGATGCGGCTTTCAAAGCCATTGGCGAATTCTCACGCAGGTCCGGAGGGCAGGTATTTGATGCAAAGTCATCTGCTTTTTCAGATGTGTTTAGCTCCATATCAGCTTCTCTGAACGAATCCCTTGTTCTGAAAATTGATCTCGGGGAAATGAAACCCGACGGCACGGCGAAGAGGGTTGAAATAGCCTACACCGACGGAGAAAAATCCCTTTATGACGGGATCACGGTCCGCCTCACGCCGCAGCAGGGCCAGGATGCGGAATCAGCACCAAAAGAACCGCTTTCAGCTGACGTTGCAGTGACCGGCAGCGAGCCCGCGGAAAACTGGCTGCAGCAATGGAAGTACCCTCTGGCTGCGGGGGCGGCACTTTTTCTCGGGGGACTGTTGTTCTTAATTATTCAAAAAAAGAAAAAGCAGGCCCTGGTGAAGGACCATGAGGTTAAGCCGCAGGAGAAAGCAACGGTTCAAATGCCGAGGGTTTCCCAGACGGTTTCCGTTCCTGCGGTCCCTTCAATGAAAATTGAGCTCATAGTGACAGGGACAACAGCCCCGGGGGATAAATTTACGGCGAATGTGAGCGACCGTCTGGTCCTGGGGAGGAATACCGGACAGCCTGTCCTTACCATTCCGGGAGACGGGACGATTTCGGGAAGACACTGTGAACTCATCTTTTCCCGGGGGAAACTGTTCGTTGCGGATCTTCAGTCAACCAACGGCACCATGGTAAACGGAGTTCCGGTCAGGGGAGAATTTCCTCTCAATGACGGCGACAGGCTGATGCTGGGCAAAACTGAGATGAGAGTCAAGATCGTTGGGATCGAATGA